One Phoenix dactylifera cultivar Barhee BC4 chromosome 8, palm_55x_up_171113_PBpolish2nd_filt_p, whole genome shotgun sequence genomic window carries:
- the LOC103708627 gene encoding E3 ubiquitin-protein ligase SINAT2-like isoform X2: MLNCSNGHTLCSKCKHRVNNRCPSCYHEINNIRCLALERIAQSLDFPCSYQSHGCHEIFPYYDKLRHELQCKFRPYDCPCAGSRCSVTGDISTLLAHLTNDHKVDLHVGCTFNHRYVKSNPLEVQNATWMLTVFNCFDKHFCLHFEAFELGTEPMYMAFLLFMGEEDEAKDFSYSLEVGGNHRKLIWQGVPRSIRDSHRRVRDSHDGLLIPRNLALFFSGGDQQELKLRVMGRIWKEP, translated from the exons ATGCTCAAT TGCTCAAATGGCCATACTCTTTGTTCAAAGTGCAAGCATAGAGTGAACAATCGCTGCCCATCTTGCTATCATGAGATTAACAATATACGGTGCCTAGCTTTGGAGAGGATAGCACAATCATTGGATTTCCCTTGCAGCTACCAGTCTCATGGTTGCCATGAAATATTCCCCTACTATGACAAGCTCAGACATGAACTTCAGTGCAAATTCCGTCCATATGACTGCCCTTGTGCTGGATCTCGGTGCTCTGTCACCGGAGACATCTCAACCCTCCTGGCCCATCTCACAAATGATCACAAGGTTGATTTGCATGTTGGGTGCACCTTCAATCATCGATATGTTAAATCCAACCCACTTGAGGTTCAAAATGCAACATGGATGCTGACG GTCTTCAATTGTTTTGACAAGCATTTCTGCTTGCATTTTGAGGCCTTCGAACTAGGGACCGAGCCCATGTACATGGCATTCCTGCTGTTCATGGGAGAGGAAGACGAGGCAAAGGACTTCAGTTACAGCCTAGAGGTAGGTGGGAATCACCGGAAACTTATTTGGCAGGGAGTCCCAAGAAGCATCCGTGATAGCCACAGGAGGGTTCGTGATAGCCACGATGGGCTGCTCATCCCCAGGAATCTGGCACTCTTCTTCTCTGGCGGTGATCAACAGGAGCTGAAGCTCAGAGTAATGGGCAGGATATGGAAAGAACCTTAA
- the LOC103708627 gene encoding E3 ubiquitin-protein ligase SINAT2-like isoform X1, with protein MFMADATVSDYDLSTETMDLEQTVKPKKVTFALGVKLRVLSTRGVLDLFQCPVCSCSMYPPILQCSNGHTLCSKCKHRVNNRCPSCYHEINNIRCLALERIAQSLDFPCSYQSHGCHEIFPYYDKLRHELQCKFRPYDCPCAGSRCSVTGDISTLLAHLTNDHKVDLHVGCTFNHRYVKSNPLEVQNATWMLTVFNCFDKHFCLHFEAFELGTEPMYMAFLLFMGEEDEAKDFSYSLEVGGNHRKLIWQGVPRSIRDSHRRVRDSHDGLLIPRNLALFFSGGDQQELKLRVMGRIWKEP; from the exons ATGTTCATGGCCGATGCCACAGTTTCTGATTATGATCTATCAACTGAAACTATGGATCTTGAACAGACTGTCAAACCAAAGAAGGTCACCTTTGCATTGGGTGTCAAGCTAAGAGTGCTTTCGACCAGAGGTGTGCTAGACCTATTCCAGTGCCCTGTTTGCTCATGCTCAATGTACCCTCCCATCCTTCAG TGCTCAAATGGCCATACTCTTTGTTCAAAGTGCAAGCATAGAGTGAACAATCGCTGCCCATCTTGCTATCATGAGATTAACAATATACGGTGCCTAGCTTTGGAGAGGATAGCACAATCATTGGATTTCCCTTGCAGCTACCAGTCTCATGGTTGCCATGAAATATTCCCCTACTATGACAAGCTCAGACATGAACTTCAGTGCAAATTCCGTCCATATGACTGCCCTTGTGCTGGATCTCGGTGCTCTGTCACCGGAGACATCTCAACCCTCCTGGCCCATCTCACAAATGATCACAAGGTTGATTTGCATGTTGGGTGCACCTTCAATCATCGATATGTTAAATCCAACCCACTTGAGGTTCAAAATGCAACATGGATGCTGACG GTCTTCAATTGTTTTGACAAGCATTTCTGCTTGCATTTTGAGGCCTTCGAACTAGGGACCGAGCCCATGTACATGGCATTCCTGCTGTTCATGGGAGAGGAAGACGAGGCAAAGGACTTCAGTTACAGCCTAGAGGTAGGTGGGAATCACCGGAAACTTATTTGGCAGGGAGTCCCAAGAAGCATCCGTGATAGCCACAGGAGGGTTCGTGATAGCCACGATGGGCTGCTCATCCCCAGGAATCTGGCACTCTTCTTCTCTGGCGGTGATCAACAGGAGCTGAAGCTCAGAGTAATGGGCAGGATATGGAAAGAACCTTAA
- the LOC103708626 gene encoding gamma-tubulin complex component 3, with amino-acid sequence MDDPKTLDLVKELVLRLLSTRSPSPSGDPSGDLPHALRYAHRLLSSRMSPSLAPDEPAMAESIKRQLAVSGRSADALAFADLHSKLAARSGPGSVRNRWALLYLFKSLSDDRRRADPILRAPAVGGLPALPLDPHPARPTKKALASSGGVLLVSKDPENIREIALREYADLVMEETEVSESALVRDVLYACQGIDGRYVRFDKASDSYDLPESLKLPRSTRTMVRRLCELGWLFRKVRRYITESMSQFPAEEVGTVGQAFCSALQDELSDYYKLLAVLESQSLNPIPTAGSDSGVPGNYLSLRRLVVWLAEPMVRMRLMAVLVDMCRNLRGGAMAGAIHGQAQHGDPLVQEFMGRLLRRVCSPLFEMVQSWVLEGELEDVFAEFFILSQPVKAESLWQEGYRIQSVMLPSFISPTLAQRILRTGKSINFLRVCCEDNGWADASAKAAAHVGTTTRRDGLGYGETDALEALVVEAAKRIDQHLMDVIHHRYRFKDHCLAIKRYLLLGQGDFVQYLMDIVGPELSEPANTISSFQLAGLLETAIRASNAQYDDRDILDRLKVKMMEHGDGDRGWDVFSLEYDARVPLDTVFTASVMKRYLKIFNYLWKLKRVEHALIGVWKTMKPNCIISCSFAKEGPVKMQFVSVLRRCQVLWSEMNHFVTNFQYYIMFEVLEVSWARFSEEMDAAKDLDDLLAAHDKYLNSIMEKSLLGERSRDIIKTLFTLFDLILRFRSHHDRWFERINELQLRGRGKSRSKSKEPGSWVDGGRKAMIQLAREFFRIMDEDLDTIAKEYSASLDAFISQLPMQQHVDLKFLLFRLDFTEYYSHLSSSK; translated from the exons ATGGACGACCCCAAGACCCTCGATCTCGTCAAGGAGCTTGTCCTCCGCCTCCTCTCCACccgctccccctccccctcgggCGACCCCTCCGGCGACCTCCCCCACGCCCTCCGCTACGCCCACCGCCTTCTTTCCAGCCGCATGTCACCCTCCCTTGCCCCCGACGAGCCCGCCATGGCCGAGTCCATCAAGCGTCAGCTCGCCGTCTCCGGAAGATCCGCCGACGCCCTCGCCTTCGCCGACCTCCACTCCAAGCTCGCGGCCCGCTCTGGCCCCGGCTCCGTCCGCAATCGCTGGGCCCTCCTCTACCTCTTCAAGTCCCTCTCCGACGACCGCCGCCGCGCCGACCCCATCCTCCGCGCCCCTGCCGTTGGCGGCCTCCCCGCCCTTCCCCTCGACCCCCACCCCGCCCGCCCCACCAAGAAAGCCCTAGCCTCCTCTGGCGGCGTCCTTCTTGTCTCCAAGGATCCGGAGAACATCCGCGAGATCGCGCTCCGGGAGTACGCGGATCTGGTCATGGAGGAGACCGAGGTCTCGGAGTCGGCCCTCGTCAGGGACGTCCTCTATGCCTGCCAGGGGATAGACGGGCGGTATGTGAGGTTCGACAAGGCGTCGGACAGCTACGATCTGCCAGAATCTCTCAAGCTGCCGAGGTCCACGAGGACAATGGTCAGGAGGCTATGTGAGCTCGGATGGCTATTCAGAAAGGTTAGGAGGTACATCACTGAGAGCATGAGTCAGTTCCCAGCCGAAGAGGTCGGGACCGTCGGCCAAGCCTTCTGCTCCGCCCTCCAGGATGAGCTCTCGGACTACTACAAGCTCTTGGCTGTGCTTGAGTCCCAGTCTCTGAACCCAATCCCAACGGCCGGCAGTGATTCAGGAGTGCCAGGGAACTACCTTTCCTTGAGAAGGCTCGTAGTGTGGCTTGCTGAACCGATGGTTAGGATGCGGCTGATGGCAGTTCTCGTCGATATGTGCAGAAATTTGAGAGGTGGGGCAATGGCCGGAGCAATTCATGGGCAAGCCCAGCATGGGGATCCACTGGTCCAGGAGTTCATGggccggctcctccggagggtGTGCTCGCCTCTGTTTGAGATGGTCCAGAGCTGGGTTTTGGAAGGGGAGTTGGAGGATGTCTTTGCTGAGTTCTTCATTCTCAGCCAGCCAGTAAAGGCTGAGTCTTTATGGCAAGAAGGTTATCGGATCCAGTCTGTGATGCTCCCTTCTTTCATTTCTCCAACATTAGCACAGAGAATTCTGAGGACTGGAAAATCAATTAATTTCCTTCGAGTGTGCTGCGAGGATAATGGGTGGGCTGATGCTTCCGCCAAGGCGGCAGCCCATGTTGGTACCACCACAAGGAGGGATGGGCTGGGTTATGGTGAGACTGATGCATTGGAAGCTCTTGTGGTTGAGGCGGCAAAGCGGATCGATCAGCATTTAATGGATGTAATCCACCATCGGTATCGATTCAAGGATCATTGCCTCGCGATTAAAAGGTACTTGCTTCTTGGGCAGGGTGATTTTGTCCAGTACTTGATGGATATTGTAGGTCCTGAGCTGTCGGAGCCAGCCAACACCATCAGCTCATTCCAATTAGCAGGGCTTCTTGAGACTGCAATCCGggcatccaatgcacaatatgaTGACCGCGATATCCTTGACCGGCTGAAGGTCAAGATGATGGAGCACGGGGATGGGGACAGAGGATGGGATGTGTTCTCATTGGAATACGATGCGAGAGTGCCATTGGACACAGTGTTTACAGCGTCTGTCATGAAGAGGTAcctcaaaattttcaattacCTGTGGAAGCTTAAACGGGTCGAGCATGCTTTGATTGGGGTGTGGAAGACAATGAAACCCAATTGTATAATTTCCTGTTCGTTTGCAAAAGAAGGTCCAGTCAAAATGCAATTTGTCTCAGTGCTGCGAAGGTGCCAAGTTCTCTGGAGTGAAATGAATCATTTTGTCACCAATTTCCAGTACTACATAATGTTTGAGGTCCTTGAGGTTTCATGGGCACGATTTTCAGAGGAAATGGATGCTGCAAAAGATTTGGATGATCTTCTAGCAGCACATGATAAGTATCTTAATTCAATTATGGAGAAATCTCTTCTTGGGGAGAGATCTCGAGACATTATTAAAACTCTCTTCACGCTCTTTGACCTCATATTGCGTTTCCGAAGTCATCATGACCGATGGTTTGAACGTATAAATGAGTTGCAACTCAG AGGGAGGGGTAAATCAAGGTCAAAATCAAAGGAGCCAGGTTCATGGGTTGATGGGGGTAGAAAAGCCATGATACAGCTAGCCAGAGAGTTCTTCCGGATAATGGATGAAGACTTGGACACAATTGCGAAAGAGTACTCAGCATCTCTCGATGCTTTTATTTCTCAGTTGCCTATGCAGCAACATGTTGATTTGAAGTTCCTCCTATTCCGTTTAGACTTCACTGAATATTATAGTCATCTATCCTCTAGCAAGTAA